Proteins from one Listeria innocua genomic window:
- a CDS encoding Rrf2 family transcriptional regulator — translation MKGLNKMKYSIQFSDAIHILAYIEIFKNTNLLSSEIIASSVKTNPANIRRIMSNLKKANLITTQTGKANPILTKPPEEISLLDVYKSIEGNTNLIHVDPKTNPDCIVGANIQQVLSSKYELLQQKIELEMDQIKLDSIVHDISVLEMKDRPQNSEFITKYL, via the coding sequence TTGAAAGGATTGAATAAAATGAAATACTCCATCCAATTTAGTGATGCTATCCACATTTTGGCTTATATAGAGATTTTCAAAAACACGAATTTATTATCGAGTGAAATTATCGCTAGTAGTGTTAAAACAAATCCTGCCAATATTAGAAGAATTATGAGCAATTTAAAAAAAGCAAACCTTATTACAACACAAACTGGTAAAGCGAATCCGATTCTCACCAAGCCACCCGAGGAAATATCGCTGCTAGATGTTTATAAAAGTATTGAAGGCAACACAAATTTAATCCATGTCGATCCAAAAACCAACCCAGATTGCATCGTCGGAGCCAATATCCAACAAGTACTTTCAAGTAAATATGAACTTCTCCAACAAAAAATAGAACTTGAAATGGATCAAATTAAGCTGGATAGTATCGTCCATGATATATCTGTACTGGAAATGAAAGATCGACCGCAGAATAGTGAGTTTATTACTAAATATTTGTAA